Part of the Candidatus Poribacteria bacterium genome, TTTCGGTGTATTTACCGCTCTACCTAGGGGAAACACCCAAGCAAAAACACCTACAGATTAATTTTCAAACTGGCGTTATAAAAATAAAACGAAACCGTAAGCCCGCAATGTAATGGAGAGCAGATAGGAGAAAAACACGTTAAATAGGAAACTTCCTTAGCGCGAGCCTCTATAGGAAACCTGCGGGACAATACTCCGCAAGGTAAAATTAAAGAATGAAAAACGCCATTATAATTTTTACCGTCATCTGTTTTACGTTCCTTGTCTGTATTGAGGCAGATTCTGAGCAAATCCTTACCTACACTGTCGCCGATGGATTGATAGGCCCCGTTGTGCCCGTCATTTTTCAGGACAGTCGAGGAGATTTGTGGTTCGGTTCCGATCGGGGCGGCGTGAGTCGATTCGATGGGACCAGGTTTGAATCTTACATTGGAGCTCCGGACACATCTGAGCACGCGCCGACATCCAACGTAGGACCGGGTGCCCTAATCGGACAGACGCTGCAAATCGTTGAAGATAAATGGGGGCATATCTGGTTTCTCACTCGGTTCCCCTCCGAAAATTCAGGGAGGATAAGTTGGTTTGATGGTTCTTCGATTAATCTCATCGGCACAGGTAATTCGCTACTCGTTGACGAAGCTGGTGATATATGGGTCGGTGAGAGTCAGCAACTCACGAAGTACACCACTCCAGGAGTCCAACGCCTGCCACAAGCACACCCAAACGAAATTATAGGTGAAGATCTGCTCCGCTCAACGGATTTCACAATTAACGTTATCTTTGAAAGCGAAGACGGAACGATTTGGATCGGTGGAAGCGAAGGTGAAGAACAGCAGCACGGGGCAATCCTCAGTTTCCGAGAGAATCGTTGGGTAGAGGACCCTTTAAGCATCAAAGACAGGGACGACACAAGTAAGAAAACGGACGATGCAACACAGCGAATTCATCCAAATATTGGATTTACACGTTACGATCTGTCAAACCTTAACGCTGTGAATACTATCGAAACAATCGGTGAAGACACGTCTGGAAATCTTTGGTTCGGAGGCTACAATTTTCTCTTACGTTTTGATGGAGAAGTATTTGAGCAAATCCTCCCTTTACTCTGGGGACAGAGTGGATCCATAAGCAGTAGGCCTGCATCAATCCAGAGGCTGGCATCAATTCGGAACGATACGAAAGATCGTGTCTGGTTCAGCGATGGACGCACGACGAGATGGTGGTATGGCTCTCAACACGGAAACTTACCGGGGTTTCTCGAACTTGAGGATGCCTGGGGAAATCTATGGTTTACTGACGAAATTGGAGCACACCAGTACGATGCCGACCTCACTCAACTGCCCGATCGTATCAACGCAGGACTCGGCGTTGAAGGAATTCATACAATTTATGAAACCATAGACGGTAAATTATGGTTTGGTCACGATAATGGCGTAACATCATTTGACCCGACACCTGCCATCAGTACACACGCTGGACTCGGCACCAATAGGGTACGGATGATATTTGAGGACAGTCGAGGTTACCTCTGGTTTAGTGTGCCAGGAGGTGTTGCGCGTTACGATGCAGAATCCGAAGAGCTTACCACACATATATTCAGAGTAAGTTCAGTGCATACTGATGCATCGTCGAATCCTCAAGCCGGTTCGAGAACTATAGGACGCGTTCGTCCGTCTCGAACTGAAATCGAAAAAATATTTGAAGTTGGTGGGCACGTTTGGTTTATAGACGAACCTGGGTTGGGCGGGAATTCCACGCGATTACGATATACCTTCTTTCGGTACGCAAATGGGAAATTCGGTCAAGTTTCCGTTCCCATCCAAACATCAATTGGTCCTGGCGGAGAAAGGTCAGATACCAGCACTCATGTTCTCATTCACGAAGGAGAATACACTTGGATGGCTTTCGGAGGTCACCTTTTCAAAGCCGACACAACAGGACTATTACGACTGACAAACACCGGCTTTCAGAGGATCCTTTTTCAAGAAATCGGTCCGAGTGCTACCGCGACTCCAATAGCCCCAATAGAGTTCGGCACAGCCGCTATCACCGACGTATACAGAGATTCCAACGACAGATTATGGGTGCACTTCAATGACGGAAAGGTTCTGCGCTATCCGAAAGAAATTAACACCCTAACAACCCGTCTGAGTAAACCTGACCCCCTTCCCCTTCAAGCGACAGACTTGTTAAAAACGGCTTCAGGAAGCAAATGGTTTTTTAACGCGGCAACTGGAAAATTGATACTCTGGAGTGACACTGAGCTCGGCAAACCACTTCCGCTCGATGGTGAGTCCAGTTCTGCCCCGATTGCTGTTTGGAAAAATCCCAAACTGCAAAACAACCGAATCACTTTTCTTTTTCCGGATGCTCTCAAAACATATCACGGTACATCGCTCATTTCTCTTGAGGAGATTGCTCTTGCTGAACTACAAGATTCTCTAACCACTCAAGCGGGGGTACTCTGGTTAGCAACCTCCCGCGGGGTCGTCCGCTATGATGGGAAAAACGCCAGGATCTATACAACGAAAGAAGATGGCTTTCTCGTTGATAACGTGAAAGATGTCATGGAGGATAGCCGCGGAAATATATGGTTCGCGACATGGGGCGGTGGCACTGTCCGATATGACGGTGAAACCTTTTATAATCTCACAACAAAAGACGGTCTCACCCATAACAATATCTCGAAAATTCATGAATCATTTAATAAAGATATTTGGTTTACAACCGAAGGCGGCGTCACACAATATACACCCACACGTGGTGGCTTGCCGGAATGTCGACTGACCTCCCTTGAATCCGATAAAATTTACACCGACCTATCATCGAGTTTAACGTTACCGTCGCGCGGCACCAAAATCTTAAACATCCAAGGTATCAGTCCACTTCGAGAAGGACTTTCCTATCGCTTTAAACTAATCGGGCTGGACACCCCCACATGGACGAACATTTCGGCAGCGGCGTTCTCCCTTCTGGTAACAGGTTCTGGGAGACCCTCCGACGCGTGGACCCCTTCCACTGTTTCCCTATCAACAACCCAACAAACC contains:
- a CDS encoding SpoIIE family protein phosphatase, which produces MKNAIIIFTVICFTFLVCIEADSEQILTYTVADGLIGPVVPVIFQDSRGDLWFGSDRGGVSRFDGTRFESYIGAPDTSEHAPTSNVGPGALIGQTLQIVEDKWGHIWFLTRFPSENSGRISWFDGSSINLIGTGNSLLVDEAGDIWVGESQQLTKYTTPGVQRLPQAHPNEIIGEDLLRSTDFTINVIFESEDGTIWIGGSEGEEQQHGAILSFRENRWVEDPLSIKDRDDTSKKTDDATQRIHPNIGFTRYDLSNLNAVNTIETIGEDTSGNLWFGGYNFLLRFDGEVFEQILPLLWGQSGSISSRPASIQRLASIRNDTKDRVWFSDGRTTRWWYGSQHGNLPGFLELEDAWGNLWFTDEIGAHQYDADLTQLPDRINAGLGVEGIHTIYETIDGKLWFGHDNGVTSFDPTPAISTHAGLGTNRVRMIFEDSRGYLWFSVPGGVARYDAESEELTTHIFRVSSVHTDASSNPQAGSRTIGRVRPSRTEIEKIFEVGGHVWFIDEPGLGGNSTRLRYTFFRYANGKFGQVSVPIQTSIGPGGERSDTSTHVLIHEGEYTWMAFGGHLFKADTTGLLRLTNTGFQRILFQEIGPSATATPIAPIEFGTAAITDVYRDSNDRLWVHFNDGKVLRYPKEINTLTTRLSKPDPLPLQATDLLKTASGSKWFFNAATGKLILWSDTELGKPLPLDGESSSAPIAVWKNPKLQNNRITFLFPDALKTYHGTSLISLEEIALAELQDSLTTQAGVLWLATSRGVVRYDGKNARIYTTKEDGFLVDNVKDVMEDSRGNIWFATWGGGTVRYDGETFYNLTTKDGLTHNNISKIHESFNKDIWFTTEGGVTQYTPTRGGLPECRLTSLESDKIYTDLSSSLTLPSRGTKILNIQGISPLREGLSYRFKLIGLDTPTWTNISAAAFSLLVTGSGRPSDAWTPSTVSLSTTQQTMRDSGIVQELQNQNGILRIRYTGLKAGNYSFLVTAFREGWPYTHTPAVVDFSISPPLWTRWRTYLPTLIFMTVVLTLIGRLVVNRRHTLQLRNEVRQREEAEIQRIRAELSEAQNIQMGLLPTEAPDTKGFDVAGMSVPATQVGGDFYDYVTVANGQTAIAVADAAGKGLRGAMNAVLTNGMLYEVSRFKSEADIILTDLNAGLAPRMYGPSFIALNLAVLDEDKKRVNYANGGQPYPVLKRGAEIIEIENSDLPLGSMKKVKYESVTFDLNEGDILIFHTDGLIEALNTDEEMYGTERLNESVTKIPESSTAEEVIECLVEDVRDFVGEAEQYDDMTIVVIKIPF